The sequence below is a genomic window from Rhinolophus sinicus isolate RSC01 chromosome X, ASM3656204v1, whole genome shotgun sequence.
GGGACTTGTACACACGCCCATACCATTTGCACAAGGAGATATCGTCCCCTTTATCAGTCATTGCCTTCTCATAGTAGGGGAAGTCCAGGTAGTTCTGCCAACAGTTCCTGGTTTGGTTCTGGCTGGGAAAGCGGCTGTCAAAAGAGGCAGTCTTGTAATTCTTCATTTTGGTCTTGATGTCTTCTGCCATGCTG
It includes:
- the LOC109457524 gene encoding cytochrome c oxidase subunit 6B1, which encodes MAEDIKTKMKNYKTASFDSRFPSQNQTRNCWQNYLDFPYYEKAMTDKGDDISLCKWYGRVYKSLCPITWVLAWDDQ